CATTAAAGTCTTAGAACAATTATAATTAGACAATCAGTAACAGTTTAGCCATTTGCATGTGGCACGGCTTCCTGCCCGGAGGCATACAGCCCGGAGGGGGACTGGCTCTCCCAGCTCTTGTTTTATTAAGTCTGTGTTTTATATCAACAAAAAACAAGGGCTGGGGTGCCTGTCCCCTGCTTTCCTTAGAAAAGGGCTAAACTATTACGACAATCATTTTTTTGTAACCAATTATTTTCATTATCTTTTTTGTTAGATCAATATGTATTTCCGGCCAGACCAGATATCTATCAATGTTACCGCTTGATGCAGTACTGATTAATAATGAACAAAACCAGCAAGTCCCAGACAAAGCAGGACAACTCCAGAAGTAACCACAGAGCGTATGCTTTTCAGGTTCTTTATTCGTTGAATTTCAGCCAGTCAATAGACTGCCTGAAAGAGACTTATAATGGCTTCTTAGAAGAGTCAAAACTTTCAGGCCAGGATATGAATACTTTTGCCTGGTCGATTATTCATGGAGTTTGGGAAAATCTGGATGATCTCGATGACATCATTTCCCAGTATTCCCGAAACTGGAAGTTAAAAAGGATCGCCAAAATTGAGCTGACAATTCTGCGTTTGTCTGTATATGAAATGCGCTATTGTCAGGACATGCCTCTCAAAGTAGCCATTAATGAAGGCGTTGAACTGGCGAAAAAATTTGGCGACGGAAATTCCAGAAATTTTGTAAATGGTATCTTAGATGCAGTGGGTAAAGACATAAAAAATGGTAAATTTGGGATTAGTAAAGGATTTTAAATCCTGCCCTCCGGAAATACCCAGGCTTTCATTCTGCCTGCCCCCTGACTCTTCTGACAACCTCCCTGTCCTTAAATCGTGGGTTCAGCAGGGAACAAGACTCTGGGATCTGACGTATCCAATGCTGCATGGCCAATCCTTAAACCAATGGGTACAAAATCTTACGTCTGTATTGATGAATCTTAAGGCATATTCCTGGTGCGTAAATACCTCGGACTTGATCCATGTGTTTCATTTGCCTCTGGACAAGGCTCTCGCAAGCTGGGGTGAACTTTTCTGGCCTTTATTCAACAATGATTGTCTTTTTTATTTTGTCGCAAGTAATGATGCTGACTTGATAAAACCTGTTTTGAAAAAATGGGAAAAAACAGAAACCATTATCTGCTTCAGGAATAGATATGATCTCACTATAGAAAGGCCTGTGGAATACCCTGTCAGAACGGGCTTTAAAGCAGGCATTATGGCCATGCTTAAAGCTCCCTTGAATCGTATTCAGGTTTTCAGGAAGTAGCTTGCCTTTTACCACAGATGGTAAAACACATTAGAAAACGGGAGCATCACGCGTTTATAAAATTTTAAATTTGAGTTTTGCCCTGAAAAAGGTTTAAGCAGACAAATTGTCTCAGCGCTATAAGAGTAAATCCCCGGTGGCAATTGTAGAAAGCTTTATGCTCTGCCACAACCTCACTGTTTACAAAGAACTATATCCGGAGCCAATTATGATTGAAAAAAAGTACACCCCCTTGGCAATTGAAGCCAAATGGCAGCAAAAATGGGACAATGATCAGACTTTTGCCGTCTCTCATGAAGATATTCGCCCCAAATACTATGTTCTGGAAATGTTCCCCTATCCTTCTGGGCGGATTCATATGGGGCATGTGCGCAATTATTCCATTGGAGATGTAGTTGCAAGGCTCAAAACCATGATGGGTTACAATGTCATCCATCCTATGGGCTGGGATGCCTTTGGCATGCCTGCGGAAAACGCAGCCATAAAAAACAGAACTCATCCTGCTAAGTGGACCTATGAAAACATTTCCTATATGCGCTCAGAACTGAAAAAACTGGGCTATTCATACGACTGGTCCCGGGAGCTCGCCACCTGTCATCCAGGCTATTACAAATGGGAACAGCTGTTCTTCATCAAATTCATGGAAAACGGTCTTGTGTATCGCAAAAAGGCTCCGGTCAACTGGTGTTCGCAGTGCTCTACTGTTCTGGCCAACGAGCAGGTTGAAGCAGGAATATGCTGGCGATGTGATACAGTGGTTGAGAAAAAAGAACTCTCTCAATGGTTTCTGCGCATTACCAACTACGCTGAAGAACTTCTGGAATGCCTGAACAGTCTTGAACAGGGTTGGCCGGAAAGAGTCATCGCCATGCAGAAAAACTGGATTGGTAAAAGTACAGGCATGGAGATCGACTTTGCCATTGAAGACATGGAGCAGAAAATCCGAGTTTTCACTACGAGACAGGACACTCTTTTTGGTGCCACTTTCATGAGCCTTGCTCCAGAACATCCACTGGTGGAACTGTTGATAGCTGACAGTCCTGATAAAGACAGGATAACTGATTTTATTCAGCAGGTAACCCGCATGGATAATATCTCCCGCACATCAGAAAGCCTGGAAAAGGAAGGTATGTTCACCGGCAAGTACTGTATAAACCCTGTGACTCAGGATAAAATGCCCATATATATTGCTAATTTTGTACTGGTGGAATACGGAACCGGTGCTGTTATGGCGGTTCCCGCACATGATCAGCGTGATCTTGAATTTGCACGCAAGTACAACCTGCCTGTTAGAGTGGTTGTGCAAAACCCTGAAGATCCCGTCGAGGAAGTTTCTGAACAGGCCTATGCTGATCCTGGAGTCATGGTGAATTCAGGACAATTCAACGGCATGGACAGTGTTGAAGCTAAAGCTGCTATTGCTGACTTTCTCGAAAAACAGGACCTTGGCAAAAGGACTGTCAATTTCAGGTTAAGAGACTGGAATATTTCCAGACAAAGATTCTGGGGAGCTCCTATTCCCATAATTTATTGTGAGCAATGCGGACCAGTTCCGGTACCTGAAAAGGATCTGCCTGTAATACTGCCCGAAGATACTGAAATGTCCGAAGACGGCAAGTCTCCCCTGCCCCGTCTCGAGGAGTTTATCAATACCACCTGTCCAAAATGTCAAGGTCCCGGCAAAAGAGAAACCGACACCATGGATACCTTTGTAGAATCATCCTGGTATTTTGCCAGATATGCTGATGCAAGAAATGAGGATTTACCGTTTGACAGAAACGCAGTGGATTACTGGCTTCCAGTTGATCAATACATTGGCGGAATAGAACACGCAATTCTACACCTTTTATACTCACGATTCTATGTAAAAGCTCTGCGTGATCTGGGATACCTGAGTATTGACGAACCGTTTTCAAATCTTCTTACTCAAGGCATGGTGCTCAAAGACGGTGCCAAAATGTCCAAATCCAAGGGCAATGTTGTTGATCCTGATGACATGATTCAGAAATATGGTGCCGACACAGTACGTTTATTCTGTCTTTTTGCCTCGCCTCCGGAAAAAGATCTGGAATGGAGCGATTCAGCCATCGAGGGTGCTTATCGTTTTTTGAACCGCCTCTGGCGATTAGTTATGGAATTGTTGCCGATACTGACCCCCACAGGACCTTGTGCCTCATTTGAGCAGACTGAACTGACAGAGGTACAAAAAGAGCTGCGTGCCAAAGAACATGACACGATTCGCAGAGTATCTAAAGATATGATTGACAAGTTTCAGTTTAATACCGCCATTGCCGGAGCCATGGAGCTGGTCAATACCATTAATCAACTCAAGGACAAACTGACGGATACACAACAGGGGCAACAGCTTCTTTCTTCAGCTATCGCCTCGGTTTTGACCATTCTTAACCCCATAACTCCTCATATTTGTGAAGAACTCTGGCAGGAAATAAAATATCAGCAACCGCTGACCAGGGCTTCATGGCCCACTTATGATCCCCAGGCCCTGATCAGGGATGAAGTTCTTGTAGTTGTTCAGGTAAACGGCAAGTTAAGATCAAAACTTAATGTTGCTGCTGATATAGACAAACAGGAACTTACCCGTTTGGCTCTAAGTGATGAAAAAATACAAAAGCATATTGAAGGCAAGGAAATTGTAAAAACCATTGTTGTGCCTGGAAAGCTGGTTAATATTGCGGTAAAAGGATAATGCCAAAACTTATTGTAATTTTATTTCTTCTGCTGACATTCTTAACAAGCTCATGCGGATACAACTTTGTTGGGACTGCTCCCATCAACCTGCCCCATGACAAAAAGAATCTTTTTATCAATTTTGTTTTGAATCCCACTCAGGAGGCCTGGTTAGAGCCATATCTGCGTTCCCAGTTCAGGGATGAGTTTACCAGAAGAGGACAGGTCAACTGGGTGTCTGAAGAAAGTGCTGAGGCTCTTGTCACAATTCAAATAAACGAGTTCCGCACTTCGGACAGCCTTACTGCGAGACAGGACAGAACTGTCAGGACTACAGTTGTTATCAATATGGAGGCAAAATTTCTCGATGCCAGAACTTCAGAGCTCATCTGGTCGTCAGGTCAGGCTACCGGAAGCAGTTCTTTTTTTCTTGCTGCTGAAGATGCCTCCATGCCTGGATCGTCTGGTCCTTTGCAACAAAGAGCTTCCCGTGAAGCAGTTGACCAGGCTGTAACCCGTATTGCCGACCGCCTTGGTGAAAGATTTTAGGCATGAGCAGGCCTGGTTTTTATTTCTGCTTTTGCCCTGATGCCAACCTGATCAAGATGCAGATTGATCGTCTTCTTGCCGGGTCAGGGCAGGACAACTGGCAGCTCCAGACTATTTGGCTTGATGAACAGGATCAGCGGCAGAAAATTTGGTCCGCCCTGAACATGCCTAATATGACTGGAACACCGAGAGCCATAATACTCAGGCATTGTGAATCTGTGGAGGCAGCTTTCTGGAAGGATATTTCTCCCAACCTGAAAGGTTTCAAACCAAAAATATGGCCTTTCTTCTGTTTTGAGTCTGCCTGGGACAAAGGAAAACCCAAAATTCCTGCTCCTCTGAAAAAAACCAAATATTATAAGTATGCAGATAATAAAAAATGGATTTGGGAATATCCTGGTCTAAACCATCAGAATATCCGCAGGTATGTAGAACAGAAGTGTCAGGACCTGGGACTTTCCATCCCGTCAACGATTCTTGGGCTGCTTTGCGAAAACCTGCCAAAAGACAGCGCAGGCATTGACAACGAGCTTGAAAAAATTGCTTTACTGGCACACCATGATAATACTATTACTAAGGAACATCTAAGAGTAATCTCCTGGCAGCCTGATATTGATATATTTGCTTTTTTAAAACAGGTACAGTCTGATGGCGATATTGCTTCTGCCTGGAATAAAATTTTCAGTGAAAAACTTAAAGGCCAGGAAATGCTTTATCCCTTTATCGGGCTGTTGCTCAGGGAAACAAGAATACTATGGCTTCTTGCTACTGGACAGGGAAACAAGGCTCGAATCCACCCCGCTTATAAGAATCAGAAAGCAAATCTTGCACGAAAATTAGGGTTGGAAAAAATTTCTGCATTGTGGGATATGCTTCTTGATGCTGATGTGGGAGTCAAGTCAGGAAATGTTCCTTCTGAGCAGGCCATGGAAAAGCTGACAGCCGGACTTTTTAAGCTTTTCAGTAACCGAAATTAGACGATGAATTTTAAAATCCGGGGTTGCGCACAACGGGCGTAAAACAATGATCGACCAATCCTTTAGCTTAGTTTCCATCCGGAAAGTCTTTCTTTCCGGATGATGAATCTATTATTTTTCTTTACGGAAACGAGGAGTTTTTTATTTTGGTAAGGGAATCAAGCAATTGTGAGAAGGCGTATTTTAATACGTTGACCAATAATTGTACAGATTGACGCCGATAGAAAGAAAAAGAACCGTTTCCGGATGAAAACTATCTTAGATCAGGCATGAGTAAGGAACAACCTCATTATATCGGCCATAGAAAAAGGCTCAAACAAAGGTTTGACAACGAACCTTCACAATTGCACGATTATGAGCTATTGGAACTTATTCTTGGTTACGCGGTTCCAAGAAGAGATACCAAACCTCTCGCTAAAAATCTTCTATTTAGATACAAAAGCTTCAAGGAGGTATTGGCTGCCAAACCTAAAGATCTTGCAAAGATTGAAGGTGTCGGCCCCGGGGTTATAACTTTTTTAAAAATCTGGCGAGAGTTCTGGGCCAGAACTCAGCAATCAAGCCTGACTCAGAAAAGTTTTCTCAATACACCTGAAAAGGTTGTGACCCTGGCAAGGTCCAGGCTGGAATTTAAAGATATTGAAGAATTCTGGGTCATACTGGTTGATAATAAAAACAGATTACTTACCTTTGAAAAGATGAGCAAAGGTACTGTGGACCAGGCCCCGGTATTTCCAAGAGAAATTATTGCCAAAGCTCTGGAGTCAAGAGCCAGCGGAATAATCCTGGTCCATAATCATCCTGGCGGCGACCCTGAACCCTCTTTGCAGGACAGAGAACTGACCAGTAAAATCAAAAGAGTATCTCAAGAAATGGGCATCAGGATTCTTGATCACATTATTGTTGCTGATGAAAGCCACTTCAGCTTTCAGGAATATGGATATATATAACCACGAAGGAGGATTAAATGGAATCAATGCGATGCGTAATAAGTGGAAAGGTACAGGGTGTATATTTCAGAGCCTGGACTAAAGAGCAGGCTGACAGTCTCGGGATTAAGGGTTGGGTCAGAAATATCAGCGAAGGCAGAGTTGAAGTATTAGCTCAGGGCGGTGAAGAGCCGGTAAAAGAATTCAAGACCAGGCTGATTCAGGGGTCTTCCATGAGTGAAGTAAAAAATATTGAATGCGAAACAATGGACTATGACAAGGAATACTCAATCTTTGAAATCAGATAAGCCAGATTCTTAAAACTTCACGAGGCAGGATCAACACCTGAGCATAAAATTGTTGACTATATTGATACAGAACTTAGTATTAACTCCTGACATTAAGATCTGATACAGCATGGCGGGCTCTGAAAACTTTTTCAGAGCCCGTTGTCTTGTTCAAAACAGCGATTTTGACTCTGCAACTCGTTAAATTGCTTGATATATGAGGTTGCAGACATGCTCAACGTTGGTGGTTGTTAACAAGCCCTTTTGCTGGATACAAGTCAATTGCCAACCACTGAATTCTACAATTTTGTAACAGTTTTTTCCTATGTATGCCCCCTGCTTTGCTGAAAATGGGCTAAACTGTTACGCAATTTTTACACGCTGCATTTAATTCATTATTGACTTCTATGTTGTAACCGTTTGTTTCCATGATTTGAATGTACGCGTCACATTATCATCCAGGAGTAACTCAATGACTGAAGATACCAAAAAAACAGAAACTACCAGGAAGAAGAAAGATCCTGCCCA
The nucleotide sequence above comes from Desulfonatronovibrio magnus. Encoded proteins:
- the lptE gene encoding DUF4136 domain-containing protein, translated to MPKLIVILFLLLTFLTSSCGYNFVGTAPINLPHDKKNLFINFVLNPTQEAWLEPYLRSQFRDEFTRRGQVNWVSEESAEALVTIQINEFRTSDSLTARQDRTVRTTVVINMEAKFLDARTSELIWSSGQATGSSSFFLAAEDASMPGSSGPLQQRASREAVDQAVTRIADRLGERF
- a CDS encoding acylphosphatase; translated protein: MESMRCVISGKVQGVYFRAWTKEQADSLGIKGWVRNISEGRVEVLAQGGEEPVKEFKTRLIQGSSMSEVKNIECETMDYDKEYSIFEIR
- the holA gene encoding DNA polymerase III subunit delta is translated as MSRPGFYFCFCPDANLIKMQIDRLLAGSGQDNWQLQTIWLDEQDQRQKIWSALNMPNMTGTPRAIILRHCESVEAAFWKDISPNLKGFKPKIWPFFCFESAWDKGKPKIPAPLKKTKYYKYADNKKWIWEYPGLNHQNIRRYVEQKCQDLGLSIPSTILGLLCENLPKDSAGIDNELEKIALLAHHDNTITKEHLRVISWQPDIDIFAFLKQVQSDGDIASAWNKIFSEKLKGQEMLYPFIGLLLRETRILWLLATGQGNKARIHPAYKNQKANLARKLGLEKISALWDMLLDADVGVKSGNVPSEQAMEKLTAGLFKLFSNRN
- the leuS gene encoding leucine--tRNA ligase — encoded protein: MIEKKYTPLAIEAKWQQKWDNDQTFAVSHEDIRPKYYVLEMFPYPSGRIHMGHVRNYSIGDVVARLKTMMGYNVIHPMGWDAFGMPAENAAIKNRTHPAKWTYENISYMRSELKKLGYSYDWSRELATCHPGYYKWEQLFFIKFMENGLVYRKKAPVNWCSQCSTVLANEQVEAGICWRCDTVVEKKELSQWFLRITNYAEELLECLNSLEQGWPERVIAMQKNWIGKSTGMEIDFAIEDMEQKIRVFTTRQDTLFGATFMSLAPEHPLVELLIADSPDKDRITDFIQQVTRMDNISRTSESLEKEGMFTGKYCINPVTQDKMPIYIANFVLVEYGTGAVMAVPAHDQRDLEFARKYNLPVRVVVQNPEDPVEEVSEQAYADPGVMVNSGQFNGMDSVEAKAAIADFLEKQDLGKRTVNFRLRDWNISRQRFWGAPIPIIYCEQCGPVPVPEKDLPVILPEDTEMSEDGKSPLPRLEEFINTTCPKCQGPGKRETDTMDTFVESSWYFARYADARNEDLPFDRNAVDYWLPVDQYIGGIEHAILHLLYSRFYVKALRDLGYLSIDEPFSNLLTQGMVLKDGAKMSKSKGNVVDPDDMIQKYGADTVRLFCLFASPPEKDLEWSDSAIEGAYRFLNRLWRLVMELLPILTPTGPCASFEQTELTEVQKELRAKEHDTIRRVSKDMIDKFQFNTAIAGAMELVNTINQLKDKLTDTQQGQQLLSSAIASVLTILNPITPHICEELWQEIKYQQPLTRASWPTYDPQALIRDEVLVVVQVNGKLRSKLNVAADIDKQELTRLALSDEKIQKHIEGKEIVKTIVVPGKLVNIAVKG
- the radC gene encoding RadC family protein, encoding MSKEQPHYIGHRKRLKQRFDNEPSQLHDYELLELILGYAVPRRDTKPLAKNLLFRYKSFKEVLAAKPKDLAKIEGVGPGVITFLKIWREFWARTQQSSLTQKSFLNTPEKVVTLARSRLEFKDIEEFWVILVDNKNRLLTFEKMSKGTVDQAPVFPREIIAKALESRASGIILVHNHPGGDPEPSLQDRELTSKIKRVSQEMGIRILDHIIVADESHFSFQEYGYI
- the nusB gene encoding transcription antitermination factor NusB, whose translation is MNKTSKSQTKQDNSRSNHRAYAFQVLYSLNFSQSIDCLKETYNGFLEESKLSGQDMNTFAWSIIHGVWENLDDLDDIISQYSRNWKLKRIAKIELTILRLSVYEMRYCQDMPLKVAINEGVELAKKFGDGNSRNFVNGILDAVGKDIKNGKFGISKGF